One genomic region from Alteromonas pelagimontana encodes:
- a CDS encoding GMC oxidoreductase, which produces MKKETYIEQSNENFDAIVIGSGITGGWAAKELCEKGFKTLMIERGRVVTHRKDYITEGKPPWEYPNRTKVDRELAEEQYKIQKQCYAFNDGTKQFFGNDKDYPYSTSEGTEFSWIRANQLGGKSMLWHRQSYRMSEFDFLANSRDGHGNDWPIRYKDLAPWYEYVERFVGISGSKENLPQLPDSVFQPAFEMTAPEKYFAEKMKQEVPDKPVIISRCAHLTEPQQVQVDLGRMRCMARNECQKGCSFGAYFSTQSATLPAAALTGNLHIAPNSVVESLIYDEATNRVKGVRVIDNDTLKEREYFGKIVFMCASTLGTTQIMLNSRSKRFPNGIANSSGVLGQYLMDHNYNALVTANIDGYEDEYYVGRRPASLYVPNFHYEPSKYHKAFKRGYAFAGSASRSDWQYMANADGFGVSFKNMLHNPGSWGMGLQAQGEMLPNRDNQVSLHATKKDKWGIPQLHIHCQWSDNENAMMNSALEVGSDMMKKAGFTNIKQQLLGQPPGLAIHEVGTARMGRDPKNSIVNGYNQSHDVPNLFVTDGSSFCSSGVGNPSLTFMAITARAVDYAAKEVKAGRLS; this is translated from the coding sequence ATGAAAAAAGAAACCTATATCGAACAATCGAATGAAAATTTCGATGCTATTGTCATTGGCTCAGGCATCACTGGCGGCTGGGCGGCGAAAGAATTATGTGAAAAGGGTTTTAAAACCCTGATGATTGAACGCGGTCGAGTGGTGACTCATAGAAAAGACTACATCACCGAAGGGAAGCCGCCCTGGGAATACCCTAACCGAACCAAAGTCGACCGTGAACTTGCCGAAGAGCAATATAAAATTCAGAAGCAGTGTTACGCATTTAACGATGGTACCAAGCAATTTTTTGGTAACGACAAAGATTACCCCTATTCCACAAGCGAAGGAACTGAGTTTAGTTGGATACGCGCCAATCAGTTAGGCGGTAAATCCATGTTGTGGCACCGTCAGTCCTATCGAATGAGTGAATTTGATTTTCTTGCCAATTCACGTGACGGACACGGGAATGATTGGCCTATTCGTTATAAAGACCTTGCGCCTTGGTATGAGTATGTTGAGCGCTTTGTAGGCATTAGTGGTTCCAAAGAGAACCTGCCACAGCTTCCTGATAGTGTCTTTCAGCCCGCGTTTGAGATGACTGCGCCTGAAAAATATTTCGCTGAAAAAATGAAGCAGGAAGTGCCGGATAAACCGGTGATTATAAGCCGCTGCGCGCATCTTACCGAACCTCAACAAGTGCAGGTTGATTTAGGTCGTATGCGCTGTATGGCAAGAAACGAATGCCAAAAAGGCTGTTCCTTCGGCGCCTATTTTTCCACACAAAGCGCTACTTTGCCTGCTGCCGCTCTTACCGGTAACCTGCACATCGCGCCCAATAGCGTAGTAGAAAGCTTAATTTATGATGAAGCGACTAATCGCGTAAAAGGTGTGCGCGTTATTGATAACGACACCCTTAAAGAGCGGGAATACTTCGGTAAAATTGTATTTATGTGCGCATCGACACTTGGCACTACACAAATTATGCTGAACAGTCGTTCCAAACGTTTTCCCAACGGTATTGCCAATAGCTCCGGCGTACTTGGACAGTATTTGATGGACCATAACTACAACGCACTGGTAACTGCGAATATTGATGGTTACGAGGATGAATACTACGTAGGAAGACGTCCTGCGTCTTTATATGTGCCAAATTTTCATTATGAGCCTTCGAAATATCACAAAGCGTTCAAGCGAGGCTATGCGTTTGCGGGCAGCGCATCAAGAAGCGATTGGCAATATATGGCTAATGCCGATGGTTTTGGTGTGTCCTTTAAAAACATGCTTCACAACCCGGGAAGCTGGGGCATGGGGCTACAGGCTCAGGGAGAAATGTTGCCTAACCGTGATAATCAGGTATCGCTGCACGCCACCAAAAAAGACAAATGGGGAATTCCGCAATTGCATATTCACTGCCAATGGTCGGATAATGAAAATGCAATGATGAACAGCGCGTTGGAAGTGGGCAGCGATATGATGAAAAAAGCTGGCTTTACCAATATTAAACAACAACTTTTAGGGCAACCGCCTGGATTGGCCATTCACGAAGTTGGCACCGCCAGAATGGGCCGGGATCCAAAAAATTCTATTGTTAATGGGTATAACCAATCCCATGATGTACCTAATTTATTCGTCACCGACGGTTCCAGCTTTTGTTCGTCAGGGGTAGGCAATCCTTCACTTACCTTTATGGCAATTACTGCCAGAGCCGTCGATTACGCAGCCAAGGAAGTTAAAGCAGGAAGACTATCATGA
- a CDS encoding gluconate 2-dehydrogenase subunit 3 family protein, whose translation MKISRRDILKGVSVIAGSATASVLLSSKSMAALSTYSQGNGKEKPKLFSPLQTEVLKKVCELTIPKTDTPSAADVNCHHFVDHQLQAVFTPNEGDAIVEVLNKIAHSSEDKYATGFTAAKETQQLELLTALEAKESPFTDQHHQAFKMLKGLIVFGYYTSMPGATKELTYLAVPGGFRGSVPYSEIGSAYSSKAFY comes from the coding sequence ATGAAAATCTCCCGCAGAGACATACTTAAGGGCGTTTCAGTAATAGCAGGAAGTGCAACGGCAAGCGTGCTGTTAAGCTCCAAATCGATGGCTGCGTTGTCAACCTATAGCCAGGGAAATGGGAAAGAGAAGCCTAAATTATTTTCTCCGCTTCAGACCGAAGTTTTAAAGAAGGTGTGTGAACTCACCATTCCCAAAACCGATACACCGAGCGCAGCAGATGTTAATTGTCATCATTTTGTTGATCACCAACTTCAGGCGGTGTTTACGCCAAATGAAGGCGACGCCATAGTCGAAGTGTTAAACAAGATTGCTCATAGTAGCGAAGACAAATATGCCACAGGGTTTACTGCAGCGAAGGAAACGCAACAGTTGGAATTACTTACAGCGCTTGAAGCGAAAGAATCGCCCTTCACTGACCAACATCATCAAGCGTTTAAAATGCTCAAAGGGCTCATTGTATTTGGCTATTACACCTCTATGCCCGGCGCAACAAAAGAACTGACTTACCTCGCTGTTCCCGGCGGTTTTCGTGGTTCTGTGCCCTATTCCGAAATTGGCAGCGCTTATAGTTCTAAAGCCTTTTACTAA